The Brachyhypopomus gauderio isolate BG-103 chromosome 17, BGAUD_0.2, whole genome shotgun sequence genome includes a window with the following:
- the nkx2.4a gene encoding NK2 homeobox 4a isoform X1: protein MSLSPKHTTPFSVTDILSPIEETYKKFSGMESTGNLASPLGAYRQPQVSQTGMQQHSMGHNATVATTYHMPHSVSQFSHSAMGGYCNGSIANMGDLPSYQETMRNSAAATGWYGANPDPRYSTISRFMGPSTGMNMTGMGTLTGMADASKAMTPLHAAPRRKRRVLFSQAQVYELERRFKQQKYLSAPEREHLASMIHLTPTQVKIWFQNHRYKMKRQAKDKAAQQLQQEGSLCQQQQSPRRVAVPVLVKDGKPCQNGSNTPTPNQQQLQQQQHQPQQNGSGVVLTAASNSINQHQNPQVSALVQAQDLEEMSPSPPSLHSSLNNMGQIDASVDYTNNMVTSNLLYGRTW, encoded by the exons ATGTCGCTGAGCCCAAAGCACACGACACCTTTCTCAGTGACAGATATTTTGAGCCCAATTGAAGAGACGTACAAGAAGTTTAGTGGCATGGAGAGCACGGGAAACCTCGCGTCTCCACTGGGAGCATATCGGCAACCTCAGGTGTCCCAGACGGGCATGCAGCAGCACTCCATGGGCCACAACGCCACAGTTGCGACCACCTACCACATGCCCCACTCCGTCTCCCAGTTCTCGCACAGCGCTATGGGGGGCTACTGCAATGGCAGCATTGCCAACATGGGGGATTTACCCTCTTACCAAGAAACCATGAGAAACAGTGCAGCAGCAACAGGGTGGTACGGCGCCAACCCCGACCCGAGATATTCAACAA TTTCTAGATTCATGGGACCTTCCACAGGTATGAATATGACAGGAATGGGAACGCTGACCGGCATGGCGGACGCATCCAAAGCCATGACGCCACTGCACGCCGCGCCAAGAAGGAAACGACGGGTGCTCTTCTCTCAAGCACAAGTCTACGAGCTCGAACGGAGATTTAAGCAACAGAAATACCTCTCAGCGCCAGAGAGAGAACACCTGGCTAGCATGATTCACCTCACCCCTACGCAGGTCAAGATCTGGTTTCAGAATCATCGCTATAAGATGAAACGGCAGGCCAAGGACAAAGCTGCGCAACAATTGCAACAAGAGGGCAGCCTGTGTCAACAGCAGCAGTCACCGAGGCGAGTAGCTGTCCCCGTCTTGGTTAAGGACGGGAAGCCGTGCCAAAACGGCTCAAACACTCCGACGCCAAACCAGCAGCAATTGCAACAACAGCAGCACCAGCCACAACAGAACGGTTCTGGGGTGGTGCTCACTGCTGCCAGTAACTCTATAAACCAACACCAGAACCCGCAGGTCAGTGCGCTGGTGCAGGCCCAAGACCTGGAAGAAATGTCTCCTAGTCCACCGTCACTTCACTCTTCACTGAACAACATGGGACAGATAGACGCTTCAGTAGATTACACTAACAACATGGTCACATCAAACCTGCTTTATGGCAGAACGTGGTAG
- the nkx2.4a gene encoding NK2 homeobox 4a isoform X2, whose product MSLSPKHTTPFSVTDILSPIEETYKKFSGMESTGNLASPLGAYRQPQVSQTGMQQHSMGHNATVATTYHMPHSVSQFSHSAMGGYCNGSIANMGDLPSYQETMRNSAAATGWYGANPDPRYSTSMNMTGMGTLTGMADASKAMTPLHAAPRRKRRVLFSQAQVYELERRFKQQKYLSAPEREHLASMIHLTPTQVKIWFQNHRYKMKRQAKDKAAQQLQQEGSLCQQQQSPRRVAVPVLVKDGKPCQNGSNTPTPNQQQLQQQQHQPQQNGSGVVLTAASNSINQHQNPQVSALVQAQDLEEMSPSPPSLHSSLNNMGQIDASVDYTNNMVTSNLLYGRTW is encoded by the exons ATGTCGCTGAGCCCAAAGCACACGACACCTTTCTCAGTGACAGATATTTTGAGCCCAATTGAAGAGACGTACAAGAAGTTTAGTGGCATGGAGAGCACGGGAAACCTCGCGTCTCCACTGGGAGCATATCGGCAACCTCAGGTGTCCCAGACGGGCATGCAGCAGCACTCCATGGGCCACAACGCCACAGTTGCGACCACCTACCACATGCCCCACTCCGTCTCCCAGTTCTCGCACAGCGCTATGGGGGGCTACTGCAATGGCAGCATTGCCAACATGGGGGATTTACCCTCTTACCAAGAAACCATGAGAAACAGTGCAGCAGCAACAGGGTGGTACGGCGCCAACCCCGACCCGAGATATTCAACAA GTATGAATATGACAGGAATGGGAACGCTGACCGGCATGGCGGACGCATCCAAAGCCATGACGCCACTGCACGCCGCGCCAAGAAGGAAACGACGGGTGCTCTTCTCTCAAGCACAAGTCTACGAGCTCGAACGGAGATTTAAGCAACAGAAATACCTCTCAGCGCCAGAGAGAGAACACCTGGCTAGCATGATTCACCTCACCCCTACGCAGGTCAAGATCTGGTTTCAGAATCATCGCTATAAGATGAAACGGCAGGCCAAGGACAAAGCTGCGCAACAATTGCAACAAGAGGGCAGCCTGTGTCAACAGCAGCAGTCACCGAGGCGAGTAGCTGTCCCCGTCTTGGTTAAGGACGGGAAGCCGTGCCAAAACGGCTCAAACACTCCGACGCCAAACCAGCAGCAATTGCAACAACAGCAGCACCAGCCACAACAGAACGGTTCTGGGGTGGTGCTCACTGCTGCCAGTAACTCTATAAACCAACACCAGAACCCGCAGGTCAGTGCGCTGGTGCAGGCCCAAGACCTGGAAGAAATGTCTCCTAGTCCACCGTCACTTCACTCTTCACTGAACAACATGGGACAGATAGACGCTTCAGTAGATTACACTAACAACATGGTCACATCAAACCTGCTTTATGGCAGAACGTGGTAG